Genomic DNA from Hymenobacter jejuensis:
AGGCACTGCAATGGCGCAATCAACTCTGGGTCAGGAGCGTGAAAAATGGCCTTGTCCACTGCTACCGCCGTCGTGACGTCGGGCAAAAGCGGTTCTTGCAGCCAAGTGCCGGTGCGGTTGGGCCACTCCGGGTGCAGGGCCGAAAACGGAATGTCAGGCAGGCCGGCCCACTGCTGCGGGGCGGTGAGGCAGGCGGTAGCGGGCACCGGCAAGCCCGCGGCGGCCATTTGCTGGAGCCGCAGCCAGCCGTTGGTGGGCGGTTGCGCCAACTGTACCGGCGATACTGGCCCCAGCAACGGCACTTCCGCGTTACGTAGCCAGCCCGTTATCAAGGCTTGCAGCTCCGACGCGGCGTAATTGGTGTCCTCGGGGGCCGCGAAGGCGTAGGGGCTCCACACGCCCAGCAACCGACAGTATATGCCGGCCACCGTGAGCGGCGACAACACCGTGCCGTCGGCGAGGCCGATGCGCCACATGGTGCCCGCCGTGCCCGTTTGCACGTGCCAGGCAGGTGCGGCGGCCAACTCAACACCCGTTACGACAATAGTAGGTAAGTCGCGCCGACGGCAGAATTCCGCTAGGCGGAAAGCCGCTACGTCGTCGGGCTGACATAGGATAAGCAGAGATTTCATAGGACTGGACGGACGAAAAAGCCGGTGGAAGATGCACGCCGAAAACGGCGGGGCTGTCACTCAAGCAGCCCCGCCGCCGGGCTACTGCGGCATATCCGGCGCCTTCGTATCCATGCTGCGCTTGGCGTGCGGGCCCAGCTCAGGGTTTTGGGCCGCGGCATCATCTTCCTGTGAATAAGCGCCCGTGCTCAGGTCGGGGCGCAGGGAGCGGCCGATGAAGGGCTCCAGCGTGTTCAGGCGGTGCTCCAGCTGATTGAGCCGGCCTTCGACGCTGGGGTGGAGGCCCCCGCCGCCTTCGCCTAATTTATTGTCACCCAGCTTGTTATCGCCAAGCTTGTGCTCGACTAGCCCTTTCTCACCGGCAACACCCTTCTCATGCACGAGGGATTTGTCGGAAATGACGGTTTTATCGTTCGCCGTCGCTTTGTCGCTGATCAGGGTCTTGTCGGGATGGATGTCCTTGATCGTTTCCTTGACGTCCTTGTGCAAATCCTTGTTTTCCTTCGCGATTTCTTTGTCCTTAATATCCTTCTCCTTGATTTCCTTTCCGTCTTTAAACTCCTTGACAATCACTTTGCACTTCACCTGCAAGGCGGCCGTCATGGTGGCGCCGGGCGCGCTGATGCTCGTGACGCCCACGCAGGTACTCACGCCCGCATAGGAGTTGGAGTTGGGCGAAGAAGACCCGTTGAAGGTATGGTTGTTGGCCGAGCCGGGGTAAGGGTCGCCGCCGTCGCCGCGGTTGTGGTTGAGCTCCAGGTCCTTTTTGTTATCTGCCTGAATAAGAGCCACTTGATAATGCGCTTCGTTGGTGTTGCTGGTGACGGCATCGTCGATGTGCCAGATGAGCAGTCCGCCGGCCGGCAGGTTGTCGTCGAAGCCGGTTTTCTGGCGGTTTTCCACCAGGAAGTATTCGGTGCCGGCCGCGCCGTTTTTCCAGAGCCGGTACACTTTGTACCCCGATTTTACATCCTGAATACTGACCGTAGCGTTGGTGGTCTGGTTGACGACGCTTACCCAGCCCTGCTTGGCTTTGCACCAGGCCGAAGGGTGGGCCGGGCGGTTGCCGCCGCCGTTCCAGCTGCCGCCCGACATCAGGCACCAGTTGCCGATGCCTTCACTCGAATAATCGCTGTCGTACAGGTCAGGGAAGCCAAACAGCAAGTGGCCCAACTCGTGGGCGCACACGCCGGTGCGGCAGTCTTCGGGCACGGTCAGGTACGCATAAATCGTTTTGCCATCGGCGGCGTAGGGCGAGGGCAGCACCCATTTGTGCGACCAGATGTCGTTGACATTGCCCGTCACTTCGCCGCCCGAGCCGGCATGGATCACAATGTAGGCATCGACGTAGCCATCGCCATCGTTGTCGTACACACCGAAATTGGTGGTGGGATTGGCGAGCTGAGCCGCTTCCTGCGCCATGGTGCGGGCATTGGGCAGCGTGCCGCCCGTGCCGCTGGCACCGTGGGCGTAGTAGCTCATGGGGTGCGACAGCGTAACCGGCCCCACTACTTCGCCCTGAATATCAATGATGTTGTGGCTCACTTCGCGGTAATACTCGCGTACGCTGCCCGTACCTATGACGCCCAACGAGAAAAACAGGTCGCTGAAGTGCTTGGCTGGTTGGCCGATGGCTTTGTCAGTGAAGTTGACGAGCACCACAATCACGCGCACCACGCCGGTGAGCGGCGCGCGTTCGGCCCCGGCACCTCGCGCAACGCTGGCCGATGTGCCCAGCGGAAACAAGTTGCCGGGGTAAATCAGGCCGTCGTCGAGGCCCACGTGTTCTTCGCGCTTGAAGGTGATGGTGTTAGACATCACGATGTCGCGCTTGCGGAGCTTCTCGAGTTCCTTATTCATTTTTTCTTTGAGCTCCGGAGCAGGCGGAACGGGCATGCAGCCTGCAGCCTGCAGTTTGGCGCGGCCAGCGGGCGTAACCAGCTGAGCGGCCAGCAAATCTTGCTTTGCGGTTTTCATGGTGAATAAAGGGTTAGTGAATAAGGAGTTAGCACGCACGCAATAGGAAGCGGGAAAGCAGTTTTTAGTAGCGCAAGCCGGGGGGTATGCACGGGTTCGCTAGCCTTCCACGCGCCTTCCTGTCCTGGCTGCAAAAGCACAGGGTGTTCCGCCCAGGCGTAGGCCAGCAGACAAATACCCGGCAACCGGGCACGTCGGAGCGGAGCAATAAGGAGGTGTGTAGAGGCTAGCGCAGGTGCAAGCGGGGCGGTAGCAAAGACGCTGGCCCGGCCAAACGTCCGTCAATCGAAGCAGTCAGGAAAACAGCCAGCCCGGCATCGGCCAGCACACGAAGCTCAGCAACTCAGGTCGCAACAGCTCAAGCGGTTACGGCAGACAAATATGTATATTTTAATACTGTAATATAACACCCAGCGCTCACATAATCATGTGATAGCACCTGAAATATATT
This window encodes:
- a CDS encoding M6 family metalloprotease domain-containing protein, which produces MKTAKQDLLAAQLVTPAGRAKLQAAGCMPVPPAPELKEKMNKELEKLRKRDIVMSNTITFKREEHVGLDDGLIYPGNLFPLGTSASVARGAGAERAPLTGVVRVIVVLVNFTDKAIGQPAKHFSDLFFSLGVIGTGSVREYYREVSHNIIDIQGEVVGPVTLSHPMSYYAHGASGTGGTLPNARTMAQEAAQLANPTTNFGVYDNDGDGYVDAYIVIHAGSGGEVTGNVNDIWSHKWVLPSPYAADGKTIYAYLTVPEDCRTGVCAHELGHLLFGFPDLYDSDYSSEGIGNWCLMSGGSWNGGGNRPAHPSAWCKAKQGWVSVVNQTTNATVSIQDVKSGYKVYRLWKNGAAGTEYFLVENRQKTGFDDNLPAGGLLIWHIDDAVTSNTNEAHYQVALIQADNKKDLELNHNRGDGGDPYPGSANNHTFNGSSSPNSNSYAGVSTCVGVTSISAPGATMTAALQVKCKVIVKEFKDGKEIKEKDIKDKEIAKENKDLHKDVKETIKDIHPDKTLISDKATANDKTVISDKSLVHEKGVAGEKGLVEHKLGDNKLGDNKLGEGGGGLHPSVEGRLNQLEHRLNTLEPFIGRSLRPDLSTGAYSQEDDAAAQNPELGPHAKRSMDTKAPDMPQ